A part of Notolabrus celidotus isolate fNotCel1 chromosome 21, fNotCel1.pri, whole genome shotgun sequence genomic DNA contains:
- the LOC117804657 gene encoding protein mono-ADP-ribosyltransferase TIPARP-like has translation MSKMPPIPSSRGPKRKMEQDALPSEAPSKSSKVTFLSPSLLLLEIPADTNTSLPVWEAMRSQQVDVAWIVNPYGISVHVTPLTSFQGKISATREGESGTTLSTSHLKPQVIIKSISQQQSPAHNTPCVLLSFPQNSTQLLSGLPGQSQTIPLIQNTSLLVHLPLIITQPQPAVLPSTPTKKDFQPTLITPTTTPTKEYPPSSLPATSPFHTRSCSDTLICDNFMLNVCHAGRKCKLYHTPYPFHWQLWAVITHRWVDLAVRSQVLLERMYCDVNQEVVVLKDGDARYSLTFDSMELDDQSKYNGVRRLTNSDSLLKNPHFPNKWEIYWWNNLSWEEYEKTLSALLLNCMSKKEPKCYFQIGVQKYKVDFTAMTQTNVRTGFQRDIRCRPVYRSPRSMQPFLQTGIQAGPSSDPPADNFSVDPLEEFSSWYPPVWSLVCEQDYSLVDVPADSEAHRRVRNLFYESLPESKVDIIGIQQVQNLLHWDKYQRHKLYMQKHHDKQKETLERHLFHGTNKEAAQGICVNNFDPRMAGHNGTSFGFGSYFATAASFSNSYAAMAGPNEVHHMFLAKVLVGKASLGKNHYNKPPPLSSKTKQYCFYDSCVDNQDKPSLYVVFDRCQCYPYYLIKYKELPNEVEV, from the exons ATGTCCAAGATGCCTCCCATTCCATCCTCCAGAGGAccaaaaagaaagatggaacaAGATGCATTACCCTCAGAGGCCCCATCCAAATCATCCAAAGTCACCTTCCTGAGCccgtctctcctcctgctggaAATCCCTGCTGACACCAACACCAGCCTTCCCGTGTGGGAGGCCATGAGATCCCAGCAAGTGGACGTGGCGTGGATTGTCAACCCCTACGGTATTAGTGTCCATGTAACCCCTTTGACTTCTTTCCAAGGCAAGATATCAGCTACCAGAGAAGGTGAAAGCGGGACTACCCTTTCTACCAGCCACCTGAAGCCTCAGGTGATCATCAAGTCCATCAGTCAGCAGCAAAGCCCCGCCCATAATACCCCCTGCGTCCTGCTATCCTTCCCTCAAAACAGCACCCAGTTACTGTCCGGCCTTCCAGGACAATCACAGACAATCCCTCTGATCCAAAACACCTCCCTGCTCGTCCACCTTCCTCTCATCATCACCCAACCACAGCCTGCTGTTCTGCCCAGCACCCCTACCAAGAAAGACTTCCAACCCACCCTCATAACCCCGACCACTACGCCTACCAAAGAATACCCTCCCTCCTCACTTCCTGCCACATCTCCTTTCCACACCAGGTCCTGTTCTGACACCCTGATCTGTGATAACTTCATGCTGAATGTGTGCCATGCTGGGAGAAAATGTAAGCTGTACCACACTCCATACCCGTTTCACTGGCAGCTCTGGGCAGTGATCACCCACCGGTGGGTTGATCTCGCTGTTCGCTCTCAGGTTCTACTTGAAAGGATGTACTGTGATGTCAACCAGGAGGTTGTTGTTCTCAAGGATGG TGATGCCCGCTACAGTCTGACCTTTGACTCCATGGAGCTGGACGATCAGTCCAAGTACAACGGGGTGAGACGACTGACCAACTCTGACAGCCTGCTCAAGAACCCACACTTCCCCAACAAATGGGAAATCTACTGGTGGAACAACCTGAGCTGGGAGGAGTACGAGAAG ACTCTGTCCGCCCTGCTTCTAAACTGTATGAGTAAAAAAGAACCAAAGTGCTACTTCCAAATCGGCGTTCAGAAGTACAAAGTGGACTTCACCGCCATGACCCAGACAAATGTCAGGACGGGCTTCCAGAGAGACATCCGCTGCAGACCCGTCTACCGCTCCCCTAGATCCATGCAACCTTTCCTGCA GACAGGAATCCAGGCTGGACCCAGCAGTGATCCTCCTGCGGATAACTTCAGTGTAGACCCTCTGGAGGAGTTCAGCTCCTGGTATCCTCCCGTGTGGTCTCTGGTTTGTGAGCAGGACTACAGTTTGGTGGACGTTCCAGCAGACTCAGAGGCCCACCGGAGGGTCCGAAACCTCTTCTATGAGAGTCTTCCGGAGTCCAAGGTGGACATCATCGGAATCCAGCAGGTCCAGAACCTGCTGCACTGGGACAAGTATCAAAG GCACAAGCTGTACATGCAGAAGCATCACGACAAGCAGAAGGAGACTCTCGAGCGACATCTCTTCCACGGGACGAACAAAGAAGCCGCTCAGGGTATCTGCGTCAACAACTTCGACCCCCGCATGGCAGGCCACAACGGAACGTCCTTTGGTTTCGGTTCATACTTTGCCACCGCCGCCTCGTTCTCCAACTCATACGCAGCCATGGCGGGGCCAAACGAAGTCCACCACATGTTCCTCGCCAAAGTCCTTGTCGGAAAGGCAAGCCTCGGAAAGAACCACTACAACAAGCCTCCACCCCTCAGCTCCAAGACCAAGCAGTACTGTTTCTACGACAGCTGCGTGGACAACCAGGACAAACCCTCCTTGTATGTGGTTTTTGACAGGTGTCAGTGCTACCCGTACTACCTCATTAAGTACAAAGAGCTGCCCAACGAGGTCGAGGtttaa